A window of Tripterygium wilfordii isolate XIE 37 chromosome 7, ASM1340144v1, whole genome shotgun sequence contains these coding sequences:
- the LOC120002693 gene encoding uncharacterized protein LOC120002693 isoform X2 → MIKVERFILNKEGSRGKAEIQGMAGVSHGGVCAICLDEIALQDAALVKGCEHEYCVTCILRWATYSQKPTCPQCKLPFEFLNVHRALDGSIHDYMYEESVCLLLRATWFKPMVVEEQDNIYDGLEEYYPYEEDEDDDGDLDEVYFSSSSSLRIGNRRWGDNGYVRAGRQEARPVHRANLQEPVAGSSRDSNKNRPIEDKKTGRRAKRALKREAADKAAAAKHQMHLARLGQT, encoded by the exons ATGATCAAGGTTGAGAGATTTATTTTAAACAAG GAGGGATCGCGAGGTAAAGCAGAGATTCAAGGAATGGCGGGTGTGAGTCATGGAGGGGTTTGTGCAATATGCTTGGACGAGATAGCTCTTCAAGATGCTGCTCTTGTAAAAGGTTGCGAGCACGAATACTG CGTGACTTGCATCCTAAGATGGGCCACCTACAGTCAAAAACCCACATGCCCTCAGTGTAAACTTCCATTTGAGTTCCTGAACGTCCATCGTGCACTCGATGGCAG TATTCATGATTACATGTACGAGGAGAGTGTGTGCTTACTTCTCAGAGCAACTTGGTTTAAACCTATGGTTGTGGAGGAGCAAGATAATATATATGATGGTCTTGAAGAATACTATCCATACGAGGAGGATGAGGACGACGATGGTGATCTGGATGAAGTATATTTTAGCAGTTCCTCGAGTCTTCGTATTGGAAACCGAAGATGGGGTGATAATGGTTATGTGAGGGCAGGGCGCCAAGAGGCTAGGCCGGTACATCGAGCGAACCTACAGGAGCCAGTTGCTGGTTCATCGCGTGACTCCAATAAGAACAGGCCAATAGAAGATAAGAAGACTGGTCGTCGTGCAAAGAGGGCACTCAAGCGTGAAGCTGCTGATAAGGCGGCTGCAGCAAAACATCAAATGCATTTGGCGAGGTTGGGCCAGACGTGA
- the LOC120002693 gene encoding uncharacterized protein LOC120002693 isoform X1: protein MAMTSVIEIDGDRLASAFHDQEGSRGKAEIQGMAGVSHGGVCAICLDEIALQDAALVKGCEHEYCVTCILRWATYSQKPTCPQCKLPFEFLNVHRALDGSIHDYMYEESVCLLLRATWFKPMVVEEQDNIYDGLEEYYPYEEDEDDDGDLDEVYFSSSSSLRIGNRRWGDNGYVRAGRQEARPVHRANLQEPVAGSSRDSNKNRPIEDKKTGRRAKRALKREAADKAAAAKHQMHLARLGQT, encoded by the exons ATGGCTATGACTTCAGTGATCGAGATCGACGGTGATAGGCTGGCGAGCGCTTTTCACGATCAG GAGGGATCGCGAGGTAAAGCAGAGATTCAAGGAATGGCGGGTGTGAGTCATGGAGGGGTTTGTGCAATATGCTTGGACGAGATAGCTCTTCAAGATGCTGCTCTTGTAAAAGGTTGCGAGCACGAATACTG CGTGACTTGCATCCTAAGATGGGCCACCTACAGTCAAAAACCCACATGCCCTCAGTGTAAACTTCCATTTGAGTTCCTGAACGTCCATCGTGCACTCGATGGCAG TATTCATGATTACATGTACGAGGAGAGTGTGTGCTTACTTCTCAGAGCAACTTGGTTTAAACCTATGGTTGTGGAGGAGCAAGATAATATATATGATGGTCTTGAAGAATACTATCCATACGAGGAGGATGAGGACGACGATGGTGATCTGGATGAAGTATATTTTAGCAGTTCCTCGAGTCTTCGTATTGGAAACCGAAGATGGGGTGATAATGGTTATGTGAGGGCAGGGCGCCAAGAGGCTAGGCCGGTACATCGAGCGAACCTACAGGAGCCAGTTGCTGGTTCATCGCGTGACTCCAATAAGAACAGGCCAATAGAAGATAAGAAGACTGGTCGTCGTGCAAAGAGGGCACTCAAGCGTGAAGCTGCTGATAAGGCGGCTGCAGCAAAACATCAAATGCATTTGGCGAGGTTGGGCCAGACGTGA